ATATACTGGTCAGGCTGGTCCTGCCAGTCCAGCAGCTCAATGATCTCTGGAACTTTGGGGCCATTATTAACGAGGATTAACAGGCCGACCTCTAATGGGAGCGGTGCGGGATGACCAGGCTGAAGGAAAGATCATTGTTATATGACGGTGTTATCGTTATGtcaacacattttaatttgaagaCCGTGGGAAAACAGCGTAGCGAGTGTAGCATACTTACAATGTGGATGTATTTCATGTCCTTTGGCTTTCTGGCAATTTTCACTGCCACCTGATCAACCAAAAAAAGTGTCAAGTGCAGTAAATAGtacaaaatatacattaaaaaggACTTCAACTGGATATAGTGAGACAAAACTATTTGATTGCTAATAAGGAAATGACAATACCTCAAGGCCATCCTCCAAGCGTTTTCCCTCAAAAACAGAGCCGTATCCTCCCTCACCAAGCATCCTGCCGATTTCATACCGGCTCAAAATGTTGCCTGTTAAAAGAGGAATCGTTTTAGATGATTGGAGAGAAGTGAGTGTAATGTTTGAGGTTATGGCCATAAACTCACCCTCCGGTGTCCCGTCCACTCTGCTGTTGTTGTGACCTGGTGCTGGACTGACTGGAAGGGTTTCAACCTGCTGACCTGCAGGAGGAAGGACTTCAAGACCACTGGAGAGAGAGTCCTGAGGACCATGATGAGCACAGGCACTGTCCTGTAGAGAACTCTGATCTAAAGCGGGGAATATCagacaaataataattaaacactgCATAGTTATATCATGGTGATTCTTCaggaatgtttaaaaaataaacgttcTTCGATGTTTTATCTGTTCATATATAAGACATGTCCTTGATAAAACAATCTGATCATGACTTTATAACATGTCCACTTCATCCCATGGAACAGAAATTAATGAATTACGTTCCCACTGATGGATACTGATTTAAACCTGGACATTATGATGCTCTAGTAGACAGAAAACAGTTAGCCTACACATTTAGAAATGGTCATATGATTTACCCTCAGTGTGTCTCTCATATATCGCAGTGTTATCTTGGTCTGAGCTGCTGCTCCAGTTCCAGTGAAGAGACGGCAGCTTCTCAAAACTATCCATCCTCCTCCTCTTTCTCACTGGCATCTCATTTTCCTCACCATCACTGGCAGGCTGATGGTTTTCAGCCACATCGGTGCTGGATGTTGAGGACGTGCTCTGATGGGAGTCGCACACCTGAGCACTTTGAGaactttgttttcttttttggcCGATGGTAAAAGATGTCCGCTTGGTTTCATCTGTGTTTAAAGATATATGACATGTCCTGGAATAAAAATCTGATCATGGCCTGGATCGAATCTTCTGATTTTTCATCAAATGTCATATTTCTAATGAATGACACTAGGTTTCCATTAATGTATACTTATATCTAGCTGAAAATGATGTAGACTTTATGATGTACAGAGCTGTgataaacagaaaacagctggTCATTGGATTTACCCTCAGCGTGTCTCTCACTAACGTCTGCAGTGGTCTGACCCTGACCTGAGCTGCTGATCCAGTGAAGAGAGCGCAGCTCTACAGAGCTGTACTTCCTCCACTGTCTCTCCTGACTATCACTTGCCTCACTAACAGACTGATCATATAACACACAGAAGAGATTTGACTTGGATTTCTTCCCATATCACAAGAAACAAAGAACATATCAAACAGATGCACAAAAATGTGTCAAAATCTTCCaaatattaattaacattcaTGTTAATTTGTAGCTTTTTGTGGTCAATACCTCAAACCATTTAAGGTAAACTGCAGAAGGGGCTTGACCATGATGATCTGCAGGAGGAAAGACTTCAAGACCACTGGCTAGAGGATCCCGAGGAAGACCATGATGAGCACAGGCACTGTCCTGAAGAGAATCTAAAGCAGAATACCAAACAAAGgcattttacaataaataatagcccaatgattattaaacattgcattctCATGTTAAGGGgagattcaaaataaaatatttatgccAAATCTGATCACTGGCTTGATCAAACTTCAGTTGtattttgatttaatttgtGATGGATTTGTAACGTATGGTAATGATATTTCAATGATATTCTCCAATGGTCATTTGATTTACCCTCAGCTCTAGTAATCTGGTCTGAGCTGCTGCTCCAGTCACGGTAGTTCAGCTTCACGAAACTGTCCGTCCTTCTCATCTTCCTCATTGGCATCTCGTTTTCCTCGCCAGCACTAACGGGCTGATGGTTTTCCGCCGCATCGGTGCTGGATGTTGAGGATGTGCTCTGGTGGGAGTCGTACTCGTTCACCTGAGCGCTAGAACTACGCTTTCTCTTCAGTGCCATGATAACAGTTGTCCACTTGGGTAACTCTATCATATAAACTTCAGAgaagaagcaaagagaagcagACTGAGAAAACTGACGGTAAAGTTTGCAGGTTTCACTCGCGCGACTTTGTTCAACGTTCCGCTTCTTTATGACGCCATCGCGCATTCCGAGGCGCATTTTTCAAAAGCGCGTGACATCTGAGAAAATGCTTATTTCCTTTCCTTGCTTCAATTTATATTTCTTAGGTATATTTAGGAAATGTTTCTACTTAAGACGTCTTGCCTCAAGGGCCTCGCTTAACTTTCACTacacaataaaaacaacattttactCTACAAATCTAAATTAATTCCACAGCCAACCAATCTAAAAACACATTCATAGACcactattataaaaaaaaagtaaaaaaaaaaaaggtaatcaTGTAAGTAATAgtttaggttttattttatttataatttaagtatttatttatttaagattTTCTAATAAGAGTATAACCATACACAATTtgtcaaaatgtaatttgtgaCATCTCTGGTCAAGTGGAATATTAAAACACTATGGAGGTTATGTTTATAGTTGCTTAACAGctacaaattatattataacCTATAGAttagttaaagctgcagtccataacttTTGTTGGTTAAAAATAATCTAAAATCAaattttgagcaagtacataaccagctGGTGTTCAAAACGATCCCCTTGCCTTAGCCTGATTCCCAACGGTAAGCTTGTAGTGATGCGTTATGATTGGAGCGGTACTGGTTGCTTTCCGCAGGATATTCGAGCATGGTGCTTTTCGTCTATGTGTCATTATGTCACTTTGTGCATTATTGTGATATATCGTATTAACGTTTACCGGCACATGTCTAATTTGCAGACATATATTGGATATAAtatgccttctatattggatctggcaggaatggtgcagcacacttatgtgagtaaaacatgttttatatatgtgatagtattgcattgttacagatcgttttgattacgtgtacgtgtctaacagaacttACCTTAGCACACTGTCAAAGGCAAAAGAACCCTTTATTTTTTGGCtcattgcgattcgggatcagactcgGACATGTATGGACCAGGGCTCGCAACGCTAACGTCCCGGGGCTTTGTGTTTTctagacgggctaccaaaatgtaaGTCTGTCGGCAGGCTGGTGAATCTtcaatagtgaaataacattcctttcttggTCTGCGCTgatcactctcttgacttgatactTGAAGGGCGCGCGTGTGTGCGGTTCTCGTGCTTATATCCACTGATTGGGCGGGCCGAGTTATACAAAAACAATATTCCTATCAGTCACGGGCGGATGAGAGATCAATCATTGCGTTTGTTTGATAGACATTTTGCGAGCtctgtgagagaatcattctggtttctgctttcaaaacaatccctccctcatgtgaactgacaggggagcagaagctcattaaatatccaaatctcaTCCAATCCTaactgtgggcgtttacttcaaAGTCTACAGTGCCTGTTTTGTGCCTAAGCAATGGTTATAAATGAGGCGcgcagatgtgctccaacagtagccacttTCAAATCCAGATGCACAAATCTGTTTATCTGTGAATTAACTGAATGAGCACTGCACTAtgattgcactttattttatatatatcatGTTTTTACtcttttaatcattattttactttttaatgattatttaattaatcttgttttatttgatgtttttgtattatatttaatgCCTTTTAAATCTTGCTGTCAACTCTGTGGTAATTAATGTGGTTTAAATCAGTCGAATTGAAGCGGGAGAGGGTTTCTGGATcagtattgtgtgtgttttgtatgaGATGTGGTCATGTGAATATAAAGAGTGTAGATGTTTTAGTATAGGATGTGCACTACTTTAAGTGTAGGCATACTCATTTATTCACAGTGAACTTGGGATGCAGATTTAAAGGGGAAGTACACTAGGAGAGCCCATGCAGTTATTGTGTATACAATTATACGAATAAGAGAGTTCATACATTGTTGTGTGTAATAATTGTTCATTTTTTGCCACAAATTCATTCTCAGTAAAAAACATGAATGAGAAGCATTGCGTCTGATTGTTTATTCACAAACGTAACGTTACTCCTTTACAGGAGTGCTAACTTTACACAAGCAAAAGCCAGTGTGACATTCGGTGTGGAAAAGGagagagaagagaaagagaaaagagagCTGACTACACCACCCTGGTCACTAAACCAGGGGAATATCCTAATAAGTAATTTCCCCGTTGACAGAGACGTGGAGTtacaaaaaaatctttattaagCCAGGATAAAAATGTTAAAGTGAATAACTTGTATCTTGAACATCCAAAAAGGCGAATCACTGCTGGCACAGACACACCACAAGAGTGACACTGACGAGAACTCACAGGGCTCGTGGTTACCGGAAGCAGGGCGAGCTAGTGCCACGCGTCGCTAGAGTCGACGATGGTCAGGAAGCACACACACGTGCACCACACTTCACACACGCGCACCACACTTCACACACGCGCACCACACttcacacacgcgcacactcACTGCAACCAAGGGTCAACCACTCTAGGTTGTAAACCATGCTCGGTGTCTCAGAAGGACCCACCACCAAAAGAGCAACTAGCCCTCCTGCTCCGGACCCACGGCACCTGGAACACAAGAAACACAAATTACATCAGATGAATATCACCAGCTAGCAGGAGTATTGCCATCAGGTAGATGATTTTTCGGTGTGGTTGTTTCCAGTTCTCAGCTACTCGAGTATTTGTCCAGGTTGGAGGTTGGGTAGCACGACCATTGTTTCGAATTTTGGCATAAACTACATCTTGGCTCCATGGATTGAGATTGTAGCCACGACGATCGTCGCGTTCACAGCCAGATTGTTGTCGTTGTTGTtgttggcctgaatggcaactTCGCACGGATAGTAGCAGTAGTGCAAACAcagtttaaaacaaataatctttGAACTATGTAGGCTAGTTTAAGGggtttgtgtgtatatttaGAACACAATCTAGGTTTTTTTTGTAGGAAGGAAAATTTGTCAA
This region of Pseudorasbora parva isolate DD20220531a chromosome 6, ASM2467924v1, whole genome shotgun sequence genomic DNA includes:
- the LOC137079444 gene encoding serine/threonine-protein kinase pim-2-like isoform X1, with protein sequence MPVRKRRRMDSFEKLPSLHWNWSSSSDQDNTAIYERHTEDQSSLQDSACAHHGPQDSLSSGLEVLPPAGQQVETLPVSPAPGHNNSRVDGTPEGEFMAITSNITLTSLQSSKTIPLLTGNILSRYEIGRMLGEGGYGSVFEGKRLEDGLEVAVKIARKPKDMKYIHIPGHPAPLPLEVGLLILVNNGPKVPEIIELLDWQDQPDQYILVLERPSPCKDLWDFLNFHDGTLNEDTARFIMTQTTMAAHVCCRRGVFHRDIKLENLLINTETYEVKLIDFGCGDLLQESGYEKFRGTVDYRPPEYRTEGKYHGKPATVWSLGVLLFLLVCGRFPERRDRRMIDDNTWSMPGLSNGKKPYITTKKTKIIQNKLRKK
- the LOC137079444 gene encoding serine/threonine-protein kinase pim-1-like isoform X2; protein product: MPVRKRRRMDSFEKLPSLHWNWSSSSDQDNTAIYERHTEDQSSLQDSACAHHGPQDSLSSGLEVLPPAGQQVETLPVSPAPGHNNSRVDGTPEGNILSRYEIGRMLGEGGYGSVFEGKRLEDGLEVAVKIARKPKDMKYIHIPGHPAPLPLEVGLLILVNNGPKVPEIIELLDWQDQPDQYILVLERPSPCKDLWDFLNFHDGTLNEDTARFIMTQTTMAAHVCCRRGVFHRDIKLENLLINTETYEVKLIDFGCGDLLQESGYEKFRGTVDYRPPEYRTEGKYHGKPATVWSLGVLLFLLVCGRFPERRDRRMIDDNTWSMPGLSNGKKPYITTKKTKIIQNKLRKK